The Clostridioides difficile genome has a segment encoding these proteins:
- a CDS encoding ABC transporter permease, whose product MTINKLYGKLRAYNWKNYTTLFFCIILSVVLVTSYALIYFSPTVQTILPTGGDSRKQATMIFAVAILGCAVFTTYASSLFLKFKSREIGIFMALGTDKKKLKKILFSEILLISIVCSLLGLILSIPVSFGIWKIFQLVIIDTREMAYQFGTQGFIYGFIFCIFVTLCIFSLSVKFINRTNIIDILNDQRISEPVHEVKSWYGILGAFFMILGLLLGYVVPSIVISELNYRLPSIWSITYVFSAIGIYMIMTYVVVHAKRGKHPEKYYKNIISTSMMRFMGKQTVKNMCVIAFLIAGALFAVFYVPNMVTGINENIKKNPIDYTFTYNQSVNQISKKEIEQLTDEHKVKIQNYMELPSIELIVDGTESIFNEDRTIDDVYMKKHSSAMFFNSKDFSKLIGKPITVKNGAYLAVVSKENYNRDYDFPKFISSPVTEKETPFKYAGNLIFDGSFFQNVSMNAYVLSEDDYNTFTKGLSINNYNNSVLFNVDKSTDTYAFASDLKEEIIKRTPKEMGRYTVYDEYVKKRYESTGQKYFVDEEYTSGEGSLKLKPDNNQLYLNWKYYPNFKTLQSQDMIKNMAVFLMLFIYVGIICFTAVGIIAYTRGVTIAVNHKQIFMDLSRLGANNDYIKFCIRNQLKKVFSYPLITGSFVIYLFNFMIMVNNDGRIVHSEVNAILINLGLLAVCGIYMYLIYLLTYKKFKEIIGISK is encoded by the coding sequence ATGACAATTAATAAATTATATGGAAAACTTCGAGCCTACAATTGGAAAAACTATACAACATTATTCTTTTGTATAATACTTTCTGTAGTCTTAGTGACTTCATATGCTTTAATTTATTTTAGCCCCACAGTACAAACAATCCTTCCAACTGGTGGAGATAGTAGAAAACAAGCCACAATGATATTTGCAGTTGCTATATTAGGATGTGCTGTTTTTACTACTTATGCCTCTTCCCTATTTTTAAAATTTAAAAGTAGAGAAATTGGTATTTTTATGGCTCTAGGAACAGATAAGAAAAAATTGAAAAAAATTCTATTTTCAGAAATACTACTTATTTCAATAGTTTGCTCTCTTTTGGGTCTTATATTAAGTATCCCTGTATCTTTTGGTATATGGAAGATATTCCAATTAGTAATTATTGATACAAGAGAAATGGCATACCAGTTTGGAACTCAAGGATTTATATATGGTTTTATATTTTGTATATTTGTAACTCTATGTATTTTCTCACTTTCAGTAAAATTCATCAATCGTACAAATATAATTGATATACTAAATGACCAAAGAATCTCTGAACCAGTACATGAAGTAAAAAGTTGGTATGGTATACTAGGAGCATTTTTTATGATATTGGGACTTCTTCTAGGTTATGTAGTACCATCAATAGTCATAAGTGAACTTAACTACAGGTTGCCATCCATATGGAGCATTACATATGTATTCTCTGCTATTGGAATTTACATGATTATGACATATGTAGTGGTACATGCAAAACGAGGAAAACATCCAGAAAAATACTATAAAAATATTATATCTACTAGTATGATGCGATTTATGGGTAAGCAAACAGTAAAAAATATGTGTGTTATTGCATTTTTAATTGCAGGAGCATTATTTGCTGTATTCTATGTACCTAATATGGTTACAGGAATCAACGAAAATATTAAAAAAAATCCTATAGATTACACATTCACTTATAACCAAAGTGTAAATCAAATATCTAAAAAAGAAATTGAACAATTGACAGATGAGCACAAAGTAAAAATCCAAAACTATATGGAACTTCCTTCTATTGAATTAATTGTAGATGGTACGGAATCAATATTTAATGAAGATAGAACTATTGATGATGTATATATGAAAAAACATTCTTCAGCCATGTTCTTTAATTCTAAGGATTTCTCTAAATTAATTGGTAAACCTATCACTGTAAAAAATGGCGCATATCTTGCTGTCGTAAGTAAAGAAAATTATAATAGAGATTATGATTTTCCAAAATTTATATCAAGCCCAGTAACAGAAAAAGAAACTCCTTTTAAATATGCTGGAAACCTAATATTTGATGGTTCTTTCTTTCAGAATGTTAGTATGAATGCTTATGTACTTAGTGAAGATGACTATAACACATTTACTAAAGGTTTATCTATAAACAATTACAATAATTCTGTCCTATTTAATGTAGATAAATCTACAGATACCTATGCTTTTGCTAGTGATTTAAAGGAAGAGATTATAAAAAGAACACCTAAGGAAATGGGAAGATACACTGTTTATGATGAATATGTGAAAAAACGCTATGAATCAACTGGTCAAAAATATTTTGTGGATGAAGAGTATACAAGTGGAGAAGGTTCTTTAAAATTAAAACCAGATAATAATCAATTATATCTCAACTGGAAGTACTATCCTAACTTTAAAACTTTACAGAGTCAAGATATGATAAAAAATATGGCAGTATTCTTGATGTTATTTATCTATGTAGGTATCATCTGCTTTACAGCTGTGGGAATCATTGCATATACAAGGGGTGTTACAATAGCAGTAAATCACAAACAGATTTTTATGGACTTAAGTAGATTAGGAGCTAATAATGATTATATAAAATTCTGTATTCGCAACCAATTAAAGAAAGTCTTCTCGTACCCTCTTATTACTGGAAGTTTTGTAATATATCTTTTTAACTTTATGATTATGGTAAACAATGATGGCAGAATTGTTCATAGTGAAGTCAATGCTATTCTAATAAATCTAGGTTTACTAGCGGTTTGTGGTATTTATATGTACCTTATATATCTGTTGACTTATAAAAAATTTAAGGAGATTATTGGAATTTCAAAATAA
- a CDS encoding LytTR family DNA-binding domain-containing protein: protein MISICICDDEKQQRSMLNKIITREMDLWGYPCQIKEHSNGESLIYNLEHENYYMDIIFLDIELGEINGVDIAKVIRKYSKDTIIIFVTGFSDYVFHGYDVGALNYILKPYKSEKICEVLKEALKKLEQWKEHFITVQIGTNLCKINTKDIIYFKSELRKLTVVTSDKSLEYYGKLNDMENILPSNFVRTHQRYIVNLNYVDSVNQTYAKIQNEKIPISRQKYQEVVGKFTRYMLES from the coding sequence TTGATTTCAATTTGTATTTGTGATGATGAAAAACAACAAAGAAGTATGCTAAATAAAATCATCACAAGAGAAATGGATTTGTGGGGCTATCCCTGCCAGATAAAAGAACACTCAAATGGTGAAAGTCTAATATACAACCTAGAACATGAAAATTATTATATGGACATCATTTTTTTAGATATCGAACTTGGAGAAATTAACGGAGTTGATATAGCAAAAGTCATCCGAAAATACTCAAAAGATACTATAATTATCTTTGTCACAGGTTTTTCTGACTATGTATTTCATGGATATGATGTAGGAGCTTTAAATTATATCTTAAAACCTTATAAAAGCGAAAAAATATGTGAAGTCTTAAAAGAAGCACTAAAAAAGTTGGAGCAATGGAAAGAACACTTTATTACAGTTCAGATTGGAACTAACCTTTGTAAAATAAATACAAAAGACATTATCTACTTTAAAAGTGAATTAAGAAAGCTGACTGTAGTAACCTCTGACAAGTCTTTAGAATATTATGGAAAGCTAAATGACATGGAAAACATTCTTCCATCTAATTTTGTACGTACACATCAGAGATATATTGTCAATCTAAACTATGTAGATAGTGTAAATCAGACATATGCTAAAATACAAAATGAAAAAATTCCTATAAGTCGTCAAAAATATCAAGAAGTTGTAGGAAAATTTACTAGGTATATGTTAGAATCTTAA
- a CDS encoding GHKL domain-containing protein has protein sequence MGNDYTIILGNLPYGTYLIILSAIIANIGVILLLNPLIENVKMKLENQSNHIKEEYYDLLENQQVQIRKIRHDINNHFQMIESYLEVEDIDEAKDYFKQLKLNFGTLSGKQFCKNPALNSILNLRHTKLEESGVDVHFNIDIDNHFGIEPMDLCTIFSNSLDNAIEASLKIPNLSNRKVVLKARCENEYFSYLLTNNKVNPITKKHDLFISDKDNSKSHGYGIENIKEIVDKYSGEWNISYTDTEFSLFLYIRLC, from the coding sequence ATGGGTAACGATTATACTATTATTTTAGGTAACTTGCCTTATGGTACTTATCTAATTATTTTATCTGCAATTATAGCCAATATTGGTGTAATACTTCTTTTAAATCCACTAATTGAAAATGTAAAGATGAAGTTAGAAAATCAATCCAATCATATAAAAGAAGAATATTACGACTTACTAGAGAATCAACAGGTTCAGATACGCAAAATACGACATGATATAAATAATCACTTCCAAATGATTGAATCTTATTTAGAAGTTGAAGATATTGATGAAGCTAAAGATTATTTTAAACAATTAAAACTTAATTTTGGGACTTTAAGTGGTAAGCAGTTTTGTAAAAATCCTGCTCTTAATTCGATTTTAAATCTTCGTCATACAAAATTAGAAGAAAGTGGTGTTGATGTTCATTTTAATATAGATATAGACAATCACTTTGGTATAGAGCCAATGGACTTATGTACTATTTTTTCAAACTCTTTGGATAATGCTATCGAAGCGTCTTTAAAGATTCCCAACTTATCCAATAGAAAAGTGGTGTTAAAAGCACGTTGTGAAAATGAGTATTTTAGTTATTTATTGACAAACAACAAGGTAAATCCTATCACTAAAAAACATGACTTATTTATTTCAGATAAAGATAATAGTAAATCTCATGGATATGGTATTGAAAATATCAAAGAAATTGTCGATAAGTATAGTGGAGAGTGGAATATTTCTTATACTGATACAGAGTTTTCTTTATTTCTTTATATTAGGTTGTGTTAG
- a CDS encoding ABC-2 transporter permease: MLIHLIKKDFLIVKKYVLIVLAVCVIFPIFLIWRLPEYSGIMGYVLTTIFSIFMLLQYVSLKESQYPKASTLLCATPYPRKMLVLAKYAFCLIVFCACSFIFWIETLFLPQLGGFHFEMPVMMLLVMSFFWGIYLPVQYKLGYEKTKFFFSVIIVGSPFILPLLLKLKNRLNIDFMNMFSSLTLYSGGLLISLTILVISVFVSIKIYNKADLA, from the coding sequence ATGTTAATTCATTTAATAAAAAAAGATTTTTTGATTGTAAAAAAATATGTTCTTATTGTGTTAGCAGTATGTGTAATATTCCCTATATTTTTGATTTGGAGACTTCCAGAATACTCTGGAATTATGGGATATGTTTTAACGACGATTTTCTCTATCTTCATGCTTTTGCAGTATGTTTCTTTAAAAGAAAGCCAATATCCTAAAGCATCTACATTATTATGTGCAACTCCTTACCCACGAAAAATGCTTGTATTGGCTAAGTATGCATTTTGCCTAATTGTTTTTTGTGCATGTTCCTTTATATTCTGGATTGAAACACTATTTTTACCACAATTAGGAGGTTTCCATTTTGAAATGCCTGTAATGATGTTGTTAGTTATGTCGTTTTTTTGGGGAATTTATTTACCAGTACAATACAAATTAGGATATGAAAAAACAAAATTCTTCTTTAGTGTTATCATTGTGGGTTCACCTTTCATTCTTCCGCTACTATTAAAACTGAAAAATAGATTAAATATTGACTTTATGAACATGTTCAGTTCACTTACATTATATAGTGGAGGCCTCTTAATTAGTTTAACTATACTTGTAATATCAGTTTTTGTTTCTATTAAGATTTATAATAAAGCTGATTTAGCATAA
- a CDS encoding ABC transporter ATP-binding protein, with amino-acid sequence MNNIIEISGLNKSYGDFSLQDVTFSLPEGCITGFIGVNGAGKTTTLRTMLGLTGKAFGNIRFFGMDMAENEQQIKERIGIVLDDGCFYDELTLGEMKNIIAPAYKSWCEDDFKKYMEKFSLVSNQKINTLSKGMRMKYALALALSHKAELLIMDEPTSGLDPLIRSQLLKILTEYMESGGKGVFFSTHITSDLDKIADMLIMIDNGKIVFQEERDNLLDTYRIVKGDLHKLDKDTRKLFVNINETSFGFTGITKQVEIVKNVIPDAIIERTTIEDIMLANIEGGKM; translated from the coding sequence ATGAATAATATTATTGAAATATCTGGACTTAATAAATCATATGGAGATTTTTCCTTGCAAGATGTTACATTTTCTCTGCCAGAGGGCTGTATTACAGGTTTTATTGGTGTAAATGGTGCAGGAAAAACAACTACTTTAAGAACTATGTTAGGGCTTACAGGCAAAGCGTTTGGAAATATTCGTTTTTTTGGAATGGATATGGCAGAGAATGAACAACAGATAAAAGAACGTATAGGAATTGTGCTTGATGATGGGTGTTTTTATGACGAATTAACTTTAGGCGAAATGAAAAATATTATAGCACCTGCTTATAAGTCTTGGTGTGAGGATGATTTTAAAAAGTATATGGAAAAATTCTCATTAGTTTCTAATCAAAAAATAAATACTCTTTCAAAAGGGATGCGTATGAAATATGCATTAGCACTTGCCCTTTCTCATAAAGCAGAGTTGCTGATTATGGATGAACCGACAAGTGGTCTTGACCCACTTATTCGCAGTCAGTTGCTTAAAATATTAACTGAATATATGGAGAGTGGTGGAAAAGGTGTTTTTTTCTCAACTCATATAACTTCTGACTTGGATAAAATTGCAGATATGCTTATTATGATTGATAACGGAAAAATAGTATTTCAAGAAGAAAGAGATAACCTTTTAGATACTTATAGAATTGTAAAGGGGGATTTACATAAACTAGATAAAGATACACGAAAATTATTTGTGAATATCAATGAAACATCTTTTGGATTTACAGGAATAACAAAACAGGTAGAAATAGTAAAAAATGTAATACCAGACGCAATTATTGAACGCACTACAATAGAAGATATTATGTTAGCCAATATTGAGGGAGGTAAAATGTGA
- a CDS encoding GntR family transcriptional regulator, translating into MKILISNTSDNPLYQQIKDQIKDAILKEELVEGDLLPSIRAFANDLKVSVLTIRRVYEELEKEGFVTSQVGVGTFVTTSNIDLLRDSKRRLVEQKMQDMIQTAKSLNITKEELNDMMDILYEED; encoded by the coding sequence TTGAAAATATTAATTTCAAATACTTCTGACAATCCACTTTACCAACAAATCAAAGACCAAATAAAAGATGCTATTTTGAAAGAAGAATTAGTTGAAGGCGACTTATTACCATCTATTCGTGCTTTTGCAAATGATTTAAAAGTCAGTGTATTAACTATTCGAAGAGTTTATGAGGAATTGGAAAAAGAGGGATTTGTTACAAGTCAAGTTGGTGTAGGAACGTTCGTGACTACAAGCAATATAGACTTATTAAGAGATTCAAAACGAAGACTTGTAGAACAAAAAATGCAGGATATGATACAAACTGCAAAATCTTTAAATATCACTAAAGAAGAACTTAATGATATGATGGATATTTTATATGAGGAGGATTAA
- a CDS encoding GNAT family N-acetyltransferase — translation MEYIVDDYELDAKVFLSLANSVWPGKYDVEKTQKALKKTINITAYEENQLIGCIRILSDGYYFGTITELLVLPEFQKKGIGSKLLNLAKLHTPTSLYFGAQPGVEEFYEKNGCQKDMQSYMIKKDML, via the coding sequence GTGGAATATATTGTTGATGATTATGAATTGGATGCTAAGGTTTTCCTGTCGTTAGCCAACAGTGTTTGGCCTGGCAAATATGATGTTGAAAAAACACAGAAGGCATTGAAAAAAACAATAAATATTACAGCATATGAAGAAAACCAACTTATTGGATGCATCAGAATATTATCTGATGGTTATTATTTTGGTACAATTACAGAACTGCTGGTTTTACCAGAGTTTCAAAAGAAAGGTATTGGAAGCAAATTGTTAAACCTAGCCAAACTCCACACACCGACATCACTATACTTCGGTGCACAGCCAGGAGTAGAAGAATTTTATGAAAAGAACGGTTGTCAAAAAGATATGCAATCATATATGATTAAAAAGGATATGCTCTAA
- a CDS encoding GrpB family protein yields MRKQLSDMTLEELWELFPIFLTNHRECWKDWFEEEESKLIELLPMQKIVRISHIGSTAVNTIYAKPIVDILIEIKPDCNIQEIKELTESNDYICMSESGDRVSLNKGYTVDGFAERVFHLHIRYAGDNDELFFRDYLIDNPSIAKEYESLKLKLWKEYEHNRDAYTDNKSDFIKEVTEKARELYSNRYS; encoded by the coding sequence ATGAGAAAACAACTGTCAGATATGACATTAGAAGAATTATGGGAGCTATTTCCCATATTTTTAACTAATCATAGAGAATGTTGGAAAGATTGGTTTGAAGAAGAAGAATCTAAACTAATTGAACTACTTCCTATGCAAAAAATTGTGAGAATAAGTCATATTGGAAGTACTGCTGTGAATACAATTTATGCAAAACCGATTGTTGATATACTGATTGAGATAAAGCCTGACTGCAACATACAAGAAATTAAAGAATTAACTGAGTCAAATGACTATATTTGCATGTCTGAAAGTGGTGACAGGGTTTCACTTAATAAAGGATATACAGTAGATGGGTTTGCAGAACGTGTTTTTCATTTACATATAAGGTATGCAGGGGATAATGATGAATTATTTTTTAGAGATTATTTGATTGATAATCCAAGCATTGCAAAGGAATATGAGAGTCTTAAGTTGAAATTATGGAAGGAATATGAGCATAATCGTGATGCTTATACAGATAATAAATCAGATTTTATTAAAGAAGTTACTGAAAAAGCTAGAGAATTGTATTCTAATAGATACAGTTAA
- a CDS encoding HAMP domain-containing histidine kinase produces the protein MKNQSLSAQFRRTLFLIIITSVLASLITYAGMIMFFIRALNNNEIYGENYYEQQIPEIEKYIHKKNTTILSPSNAEDLNNLIHGDGLFYQVVDNDSNFIYGTYKKQVFKTKEELFSKLNTKIMDSGNFVKVVPVIDDSGKIEGAVLFAYQLKLTYENGNENGYWKDDRVIMIVLLSPFIYIIGFTILFSRILAKNINRPLKLLMDSSQKIKEKNLDFEIDYYADNELGKLCSVFSEMKDELKKSLSAQWKIEQERVEMVEALAHDLKSPLSIVKVYSEALADDTEISEEQRQYLAVIEANVDKSVSLVQQMQYTSELEKSCIQLQLVPGNLAEFLERKVYYYELEARKKEISIILNIQSDIEEPILIDIEKLERIFDNIVSNSLQYTPAGGEIKISAKAEKEYMSYEICDSGTGFSAKDMHKVFEKFYRGDEARQTEGGHSGLGLYIVKQLVEMLGGSIKIENAKCGGACVIFQHKIFDKREMED, from the coding sequence ATAAAGAATCAGTCGCTTTCAGCACAGTTTCGTAGAACACTTTTTTTAATTATAATCACTAGCGTGTTAGCATCACTGATTACTTATGCTGGAATGATTATGTTCTTTATTAGAGCTTTAAATAATAATGAGATATATGGCGAAAATTATTATGAACAACAGATACCAGAAATAGAAAAATACATTCATAAAAAAAATACGACTATTCTATCTCCTTCAAATGCAGAAGATTTAAACAATTTGATTCATGGTGATGGGTTATTCTATCAGGTTGTAGATAATGACAGCAATTTCATATATGGTACGTATAAGAAACAAGTTTTTAAAACGAAGGAAGAGCTATTTAGTAAACTAAATACAAAAATTATGGATTCGGGTAATTTTGTCAAAGTGGTTCCTGTTATTGATGATAGTGGAAAAATCGAGGGGGCTGTCCTTTTTGCTTATCAGTTGAAACTTACCTATGAAAATGGAAACGAAAATGGATACTGGAAAGATGATAGAGTTATTATGATTGTTCTGTTATCTCCTTTTATATATATTATAGGATTTACAATATTATTTTCTAGAATTCTTGCTAAGAATATCAATCGACCACTGAAACTTTTGATGGATAGTTCACAGAAGATTAAAGAAAAGAACCTTGATTTTGAAATAGACTATTATGCAGATAATGAGTTAGGAAAGTTATGTAGTGTTTTTTCAGAAATGAAAGACGAATTAAAAAAATCTTTATCTGCACAGTGGAAAATAGAACAGGAACGAGTAGAGATGGTGGAGGCATTGGCACATGACCTAAAATCCCCATTATCTATTGTAAAGGTATATTCAGAAGCTCTGGCTGATGATACTGAGATTAGTGAAGAACAACGTCAATATCTTGCAGTCATAGAAGCAAATGTAGATAAAAGTGTATCATTAGTCCAGCAAATGCAATATACTTCTGAGCTTGAAAAATCTTGTATTCAGTTGCAGTTAGTTCCTGGAAATTTGGCTGAGTTTTTGGAGCGAAAAGTATATTATTATGAATTAGAAGCTAGGAAAAAAGAAATATCTATCATTTTAAATATTCAAAGTGATATAGAAGAACCTATTTTGATTGATATAGAGAAATTGGAGAGAATATTTGATAATATCGTATCTAATAGCCTTCAATATACTCCAGCAGGTGGAGAAATCAAAATATCAGCAAAGGCAGAAAAAGAGTATATGTCATATGAGATTTGTGATTCTGGGACTGGATTTAGTGCTAAAGACATGCATAAAGTTTTTGAAAAGTTTTATAGGGGTGATGAGGCTAGACAAACTGAAGGTGGACATTCTGGTTTAGGGTTGTATATTGTCAAGCAGTTAGTTGAGATGCTTGGTGGTTCAATCAAAATAGAAAATGCGAAATGTGGTGGTGCATGTGTGATATTTCAGCATAAAATATTTGATAAAAGAGAAATGGAAGATTAA
- a CDS encoding response regulator transcription factor, with the protein MSKILIVDDERELVDLLEKKLKSKGHEVLIAYNGNDGIELAKKQPDLIILDIMMPGADGFEVCSTIRDDVVCPIIFLSAKQSETDKIKGLTLGGDDYIVKPFGLRELMARIEANLRREKRSQYINTENKRPKMYFGKLCLDIQERAVKIDGVDVHLTKREYDIVELLALHAGQVFSREQIYEKVWGYDSEGEDSTVVERVKKIRAKFSVVTPKIEYISTVWGIGYKWNKI; encoded by the coding sequence TTGAGCAAAATATTGATTGTTGATGATGAAAGGGAATTGGTAGACTTATTAGAAAAAAAACTTAAGTCAAAGGGGCATGAAGTACTGATAGCATATAATGGAAATGATGGAATTGAATTAGCAAAGAAACAGCCAGACCTCATTATACTTGATATTATGATGCCTGGAGCTGATGGATTTGAAGTTTGTAGTACCATAAGAGACGATGTAGTATGCCCTATCATTTTTCTAAGTGCAAAGCAATCAGAGACAGATAAAATCAAGGGATTAACTCTTGGCGGAGATGATTATATAGTGAAACCTTTTGGATTAAGGGAATTGATGGCACGTATTGAAGCTAATTTGCGCCGTGAAAAGAGGTCACAATATATCAATACTGAAAACAAACGTCCAAAAATGTATTTTGGGAAATTATGTTTGGATATACAAGAGCGTGCAGTCAAAATTGATGGTGTGGATGTCCACTTGACGAAAAGAGAATATGACATTGTAGAACTGCTTGCACTACATGCAGGTCAGGTTTTTTCTAGGGAACAAATCTATGAAAAAGTCTGGGGGTACGACTCAGAAGGTGAAGATTCAACGGTTGTTGAGCGTGTTAAGAAGATTCGTGCTAAATTTTCTGTAGTAACACCTAAAATTGAATATATTTCTACTGTTTGGGGGATTGGGTATAAATGGAATAAAATTTAG
- a CDS encoding lantibiotic immunity ABC transporter MutG family permease subunit codes for MPVVIALCVVAYLIVRSEVTYKFVFEGYFTVWTAIIIPVGVSLLSGFIIHEEELAGEFNGFLNTGVSRTKLYLGKFFILIFCMAVSTFISSLIICVGTNIIIPDEVNISLFMMASLLAVIGTLPILAIHLWVSFSWGMGASIGISMGGILMAALIGGTSLGNKIWMFVPWAWPVKMSMFPSIYIQTFSSTSIYPRAESQLIGALNLTGIGLIIFLIGGILWFNRWEGRACND; via the coding sequence ATGCCTGTAGTCATTGCACTTTGTGTTGTTGCTTATTTGATAGTTAGGTCTGAAGTTACATATAAATTTGTTTTTGAAGGTTATTTTACAGTATGGACAGCAATTATAATTCCAGTAGGAGTAAGTCTTCTATCAGGATTTATTATACATGAGGAGGAATTAGCTGGAGAATTCAATGGTTTTTTAAATACAGGAGTTTCACGAACTAAGTTATACTTAGGAAAATTTTTTATATTGATTTTTTGTATGGCAGTCAGCACTTTTATTTCATCACTTATAATCTGTGTAGGAACGAATATTATAATACCTGATGAAGTTAACATTTCCCTGTTTATGATGGCCTCTTTACTTGCAGTAATAGGGACGCTTCCAATTCTAGCTATTCATTTGTGGGTGAGTTTTTCATGGGGGATGGGAGCATCTATAGGAATAAGCATGGGTGGTATTTTAATGGCTGCTTTGATTGGAGGAACAAGTCTTGGGAATAAAATCTGGATGTTTGTTCCTTGGGCTTGGCCAGTAAAGATGTCAATGTTTCCATCTATTTATATTCAGACTTTCTCATCAACTTCAATTTATCCAAGAGCAGAGTCACAGTTAATAGGGGCGCTTAATTTGACAGGAATTGGACTTATCATCTTTCTAATTGGTGGAATTTTATGGTTTAATAGGTGGGAAGGTAGAGCATGCAATGACTAA
- a CDS encoding lantibiotic immunity ABC transporter MutE/EpiE family permease subunit, translating to MNRLKSELLKYKRTFMGNLIVFIPIFFVLYACITQATLLKNPLSQSSSWSWDNLLVLVFNSWPVIFLPLGMGLFATLVAGQERKAGNYRTLCAYNVSPMAIWINKVMAMSVYTLLSTLVLIVVTIMSGLFLAEGEISFGKIIVGGFACWFVSLSLIPIQLWAATWKGTLLSMGIALVGMMVGVLTAIKSLWIAVPWAWAMRLMCPIIGVHPNGMILDTGNPLLDSSVIPFGIIISLVVFVIITVITGIWFNRREVK from the coding sequence ATGAATAGACTTAAATCTGAACTTCTAAAATACAAAAGAACATTTATGGGGAATTTGATTGTTTTTATTCCAATATTCTTTGTACTATATGCATGTATAACACAAGCGACACTCTTGAAAAACCCATTATCTCAAAGTAGTTCTTGGTCATGGGACAATCTTCTAGTTTTGGTTTTTAATTCGTGGCCAGTTATATTTTTACCTCTTGGTATGGGTTTGTTTGCTACTTTAGTAGCTGGGCAGGAAAGAAAAGCTGGGAATTATCGTACTTTGTGTGCATATAATGTTTCACCTATGGCTATTTGGATTAATAAGGTTATGGCTATGTCAGTTTACACTCTGCTTTCAACACTGGTTTTGATAGTTGTAACAATTATGAGTGGTTTGTTTTTGGCAGAAGGAGAAATTTCATTTGGAAAGATTATTGTTGGAGGATTTGCTTGTTGGTTTGTTTCTCTTTCACTTATTCCGATTCAGTTGTGGGCAGCTACATGGAAAGGAACATTATTAAGTATGGGAATTGCACTTGTAGGTATGATGGTAGGTGTTCTTACAGCAATAAAATCTTTATGGATTGCAGTACCATGGGCTTGGGCTATGAGGCTGATGTGCCCTATTATTGGTGTGCATCCAAATGGAATGATTTTGGACACTGGAAATCCACTTTTAGATTCATCTGTGATTCCTTTTGGAATTATCATATCTCTGGTTGTATTTGTTATAATTACAGTAATTACAGGTATTTGGTTTAATAGGAGGGAAGTAAAATGA